In Choloepus didactylus isolate mChoDid1 chromosome 6, mChoDid1.pri, whole genome shotgun sequence, one DNA window encodes the following:
- the LOC119536314 gene encoding olfactory receptor 8B3-like, with amino-acid sequence MGSVNGSLVTEFILVGLTDHPNFQLPLFFLFLAMYMVTVLGNVALIVLIVLNSHLHTPMYFFLFNLSFIDLCYSSVLTPKMLMNFLSEKNIISYQGCMTQLYFFCFFAISECYVLTSMAYDRYVAIYNPLLYNIAMSPKVCSKLMFGSYFMAFSGAVAHTGCMLRLTFCDANTINHYFCDILPMLQLSCTSTYVNELVVFIVGGSDIFLPSLSIFISYGFILYSILHINSTEGRFKAFRTCSSHIIAVSLFFGSGSFMYLQPSSAQSVDEGKIFSVFYTSVVPMMNPLVYSMRNKNVELALRVTLRRRKF; translated from the coding sequence ATGGGTTCTGTAAATGGCTCTTTAGTGACTGAGTTCATTCTGGTGGGATTAACAGACCACCCAAATTTTCAACTCCCtctgtttttcctgtttctagCAATGTATATGGTCACTGTGCTGGGAAACGTGGCCTTGATAGTTCTAATTGTGCTGAATTCCcaccttcacacccccatgtactttttcctctttaacttgTCTTTCATAGACCTCTGTTATTCTTCTGTTCTGACACCCAAAATGCTGATGAACTTCTTATCAGAGAAGAATATTATTTCCTACCAAGGATGCATGACCCAGCTCtacttcttttgcttttttgCCATCTCTGAGTGCTATGTGCTGACATCCATGGCCTAtgatcgctatgtggccatctaTAATCCACTCTTGTATAACATTGCCATGTCCCCTAAAGTGTGCTCCAAACTTATGTTTGGTTCATACTTCATGGCATTTTCTGGTGCTGTGGCCCACACTGGATGCATGCTGAGACTGACCTTCTGTGATGCTAACACCATCAACCATTATTTCTGTGACATCCTCCCTATGCTCCAGCTTTCCTGCACAAGCACCTATGTCAATGAGCTGGTGgtcttcattgttggtggcagtGACATCTTTTTGCCCAGTCTCAGCATCTTTATCTCTTATGGTTTCATTCTTTACAGCATCCTGCATATAAATTCCACTGAGGGCAGGTTCAAAGCCTTCAGGACCTGCAGTTCCCACATAATCGctgtttctctgttctttggatcTGGTTCATTTATGTATCTCCAACCATCTTCTGCTCAGTCTGTGGATGAGGGAAAAATCTTTTCAGTCTTTTACACCAGTGTGGTTCCCATGATGAACCCCTTAGTCTATAGCATGAGGAATAAAAATGTTGAACTTGCCCTGAGAGTAACCTTGCGTAGAAGAAAGTTTTGA